Proteins co-encoded in one Chloroflexota bacterium genomic window:
- a CDS encoding MFS transporter — MQQRLANRTPFYYGWVILAAAGSAIFVRNAAASLTIAVFVYPLSEELGWSRTLISGAAAAGGLAATFASPLVGWLIDRYGARAVLTTSVIVLCISTMLLRWSDITLTLLGFTIPWLFYIGYGTGRVIFSSPVQIGAAVVVSRWFIRLRGRTNGILNITHSVGMTLFPLIASFVIAQSGWRDAWFVLSVLVFVVALLPVALLISDSPESLGLRPDGDEEEPANDNTEGAPQVDASEEPDWTSAEARRTATLWLFAFATGLLFLMQAGTNTHSAAFFQDQGLGTVTAGFGISFNAIFLGVGSGVWGWIVEKAPVRFVMMAVALVMSAASFLFTTTNTAVEALAYSALFGFGLGGMLTVPPVAYADYYGRRSLGTIRGITEPFTTFGQAVGVMIPGLVFDYISDESYMPFFIAAGCIGIVTAIISLFATPPRRKATD; from the coding sequence ATGCAGCAGCGACTGGCAAACCGCACTCCCTTTTACTACGGCTGGGTGATTCTCGCCGCCGCCGGCAGCGCGATATTCGTGCGCAACGCCGCAGCGAGCCTCACAATCGCCGTATTCGTCTATCCGCTGTCTGAGGAACTCGGCTGGAGTCGCACGCTGATTTCCGGCGCGGCGGCGGCAGGCGGACTCGCTGCGACATTTGCATCTCCCCTCGTTGGCTGGCTGATAGACCGATACGGCGCGCGTGCGGTGCTCACCACGAGCGTCATCGTGCTGTGCATATCGACGATGCTGCTGCGCTGGTCGGATATAACGCTGACGCTGCTCGGCTTTACTATACCTTGGCTATTCTACATCGGCTACGGCACCGGCCGCGTCATATTTTCCAGCCCCGTACAGATTGGCGCCGCCGTTGTGGTGTCGCGCTGGTTCATCCGGCTGCGCGGCAGGACGAACGGCATCCTGAACATAACACACTCGGTCGGCATGACGCTGTTCCCGCTGATTGCGTCGTTCGTCATCGCGCAGAGCGGTTGGCGGGATGCATGGTTTGTGCTCAGCGTCTTAGTGTTCGTAGTCGCGCTTCTGCCCGTTGCGCTGCTAATCTCCGATAGCCCGGAGTCGTTGGGATTGCGTCCCGACGGCGACGAAGAGGAACCTGCGAACGACAACACAGAAGGCGCGCCGCAGGTTGACGCCTCGGAAGAGCCGGATTGGACTTCCGCAGAGGCGCGGCGCACGGCAACGCTGTGGCTGTTCGCGTTCGCGACGGGCTTGCTGTTCTTGATGCAAGCGGGCACGAACACGCACAGCGCAGCGTTCTTCCAAGATCAGGGGCTTGGCACGGTAACCGCCGGCTTTGGCATCAGCTTCAACGCGATTTTCCTCGGCGTGGGAAGTGGTGTTTGGGGCTGGATTGTGGAGAAGGCGCCGGTACGGTTCGTGATGATGGCAGTCGCGCTAGTGATGTCGGCGGCGTCATTCCTGTTTACCACGACGAACACGGCGGTCGAAGCCCTGGCGTACTCCGCGCTGTTCGGCTTCGGGTTGGGCGGCATGCTTACCGTGCCACCGGTCGCCTACGCGGATTATTACGGCAGGCGCTCGCTTGGCACGATTCGTGGCATAACGGAGCCGTTCACCACATTCGGCCAGGCGGTCGGCGTGATGATTCCGGGGCTGGTCTTCGACTACATCAGCGACGAAAGTTACATGCCGTTCTTCATCGCGGCGGGCTGCATCGGCATCGTAACCGCTATAATCTCGCTGTTCGCCACGCCACCACGCCGCAAGGCGACAGACTAG
- a CDS encoding formyl-CoA transferase (catalyzes the formation of oxalyl-CoA from oxalate and Formyl-CoA), giving the protein MNGEISGNEHTSSPLNGIRILDLTQVQAGPSCTQLLAWLGADVIKVEQPGVGDRTRRERATAPDIDSFYYLVFNANKRSLTLNLKSDEGCDIFKRLVGMSDVVVENYGPGRMEQFGLDYDTLRQANPRIVYATIKGFGTYGPFAHIKSFEHIAQAMGGAMSANGDTGGEPIFVAPGVGDSGTGLHCAIGILAALRQRDNSGESQRVEVSMQDAVVNLMRIRMLDTLADGNPLVRSGNRIWGAPSMIFPCHPEGPDDYIALVLSGDSWDTILAVAGRAELIGDERYTTDAARRKHAAEVEQIISGWTRTITKREAMDILVPLGVACGMVQDTREVLNDKHLQVREMVLQMQDAQRGEYTALGNPIKLASNNTAINPPPLLGEHSAELLNSLLGIEDTELAGLRDRGVV; this is encoded by the coding sequence ATGAACGGCGAAATCAGCGGCAACGAACACACCTCCAGCCCTCTAAACGGCATACGCATACTCGACCTAACGCAGGTGCAAGCCGGTCCGTCGTGCACACAGCTGCTCGCGTGGCTTGGCGCGGATGTGATAAAGGTCGAACAGCCGGGCGTCGGCGACCGCACGCGCCGCGAGAGGGCGACTGCTCCCGATATTGACAGCTTCTACTACTTGGTGTTCAACGCGAACAAGCGCAGCCTCACGCTGAACCTGAAGTCTGACGAAGGCTGCGACATATTCAAGCGGTTGGTGGGCATGTCCGATGTCGTCGTAGAAAACTACGGACCCGGTCGAATGGAGCAATTCGGCTTGGACTATGACACGCTGCGACAGGCGAATCCTCGCATTGTCTATGCCACGATCAAGGGCTTCGGGACATACGGACCGTTCGCGCACATCAAGAGCTTCGAGCACATTGCGCAAGCGATGGGCGGCGCGATGAGTGCAAACGGCGATACCGGCGGCGAGCCGATATTCGTCGCGCCGGGTGTGGGCGATTCCGGCACCGGGCTGCACTGCGCCATCGGCATACTCGCCGCACTGCGACAGCGAGACAACAGCGGCGAAAGTCAGCGCGTAGAGGTGTCCATGCAAGACGCGGTGGTCAACCTGATGCGCATTCGTATGCTAGACACGCTCGCGGATGGCAATCCGCTCGTGCGTAGCGGCAACCGTATCTGGGGCGCGCCGTCGATGATATTTCCCTGCCATCCGGAAGGACCGGACGACTACATCGCGCTAGTATTGAGCGGCGATTCGTGGGACACGATTCTCGCCGTCGCCGGACGCGCCGAGCTAATCGGCGATGAACGCTACACCACCGACGCCGCGCGCCGAAAGCATGCTGCCGAAGTCGAGCAGATAATATCAGGCTGGACACGCACGATAACGAAGCGCGAAGCTATGGACATCCTCGTGCCGCTTGGCGTGGCGTGCGGTATGGTGCAAGACACGCGCGAAGTGCTGAACGACAAGCATCTGCAAGTGCGCGAGATGGTGCTGCAAATGCAAGACGCCCAGCGCGGTGAATACACAGCGTTAGGCAACCCAATCAAGCTCGCATCCAACAACACTGCCATCAACCCGCCGCCACTTCTGGGCGAACACTCCGCCGAGCTGCTGAACTCGCTGCTGGGCATTGAAGATACTGAACTGGCAGGATTACGCGATAGAGGTGTGGTGTAA
- a CDS encoding inositol-3-phosphate synthase, producing the protein MGSINVAIIGVGNCASSLVQGVSKYAGASNNEEIPGLMHPVLGEYGVGDINFVAAFDVDSSKVGLDLSEAIFAKPNNTVKFQDVEHTGITVQRGMTHDGVGKYMSDIIRKAPAPTDDIAGILKEREVDVVINYLPVGSEQATKWYVEQVLAAGCGFINCIPVFIAAGEGDYWQRRFREAGAPLIGDDIKSQVGATIIHRVLARLFMDRGVQLDNTYQLNFGGNSDFFNMLERERLYSKKVSKTNAVTSQVDYDLPDDNVHVGPSDYVPWLSDRKWAYIRLEGTSFGDVPLNVELKLEVHDSPNSAGVVIDAIRCAKIAKDRGLGGPILAPSSYFMKSPPVQYTDDEARQMLEDFIVGKDDS; encoded by the coding sequence TTGGGAAGCATTAATGTCGCTATTATCGGCGTGGGTAACTGCGCCTCCTCGCTGGTGCAGGGCGTCTCCAAGTACGCTGGTGCATCCAATAACGAAGAGATTCCGGGGCTGATGCATCCGGTGCTCGGTGAATATGGCGTGGGGGACATTAACTTTGTCGCCGCGTTTGATGTGGACTCGAGCAAGGTCGGGCTGGACCTGTCCGAGGCTATATTCGCCAAGCCCAACAACACCGTCAAGTTCCAGGATGTGGAGCATACCGGCATCACCGTGCAGCGCGGTATGACGCACGACGGCGTTGGCAAGTATATGTCGGACATCATCCGCAAGGCGCCGGCGCCGACGGATGACATCGCGGGCATTTTGAAGGAGCGCGAGGTCGATGTGGTCATCAACTACCTGCCCGTCGGCTCCGAGCAGGCAACGAAGTGGTATGTGGAACAGGTGCTCGCGGCTGGCTGCGGCTTCATCAACTGCATCCCTGTGTTCATTGCCGCCGGCGAGGGCGACTACTGGCAGCGCAGATTCCGCGAGGCCGGCGCGCCGCTAATCGGCGACGACATCAAGTCGCAGGTAGGCGCGACCATCATTCACCGCGTTCTTGCGCGGCTCTTTATGGACAGAGGCGTTCAGCTCGACAACACATACCAGCTAAACTTCGGCGGCAACTCCGACTTCTTCAACATGCTCGAACGCGAGCGGCTGTACAGCAAGAAGGTCTCCAAGACCAACGCGGTTACCTCGCAGGTTGACTATGACCTGCCGGACGACAATGTGCATGTGGGTCCCAGCGACTATGTTCCGTGGCTCAGCGACCGTAAGTGGGCGTACATCCGACTGGAAGGCACCAGCTTCGGAGATGTGCCGCTGAATGTCGAATTGAAGCTCGAAGTGCACGACAGCCCGAACTCCGCCGGTGTCGTGATAGATGCGATTCGCTGCGCCAAGATTGCTAAGGACAGGGGACTCGGCGGTCCGATACTGGCGCCATCGTCGTATTTCATGAAGTCGCCGCCGGTGCAGTACACCGATGACGAAGCGCGCCAAATGCTTGAAGACTTCATCGTCGGCAAAGACGACAGCTAG
- a CDS encoding glycosyltransferase family 4 protein, with the protein MEAHRKIALVSPYDHAFHGGVADHINSLAAQFREWGHTVKIVAPCKSPDAIDDDDFIPMGRAVPIPSGGSIARVSFSVWLKPQIKQMLEREAFDVVHFHEPFAGLISKDMLSLIDPAESTAVGTFHTYEGTHLYKIGAKHLAMPYFRMLQGRIAVSRPAYDFISRHFPGDYDIIPNGIQVDDFADAQPFDHLKNDGMLNLLFLGRLEKRKGLKYLLGAYSKLKWDWPNLRLLVVGGGKPDADSLRIISERNLKDVVFLGRVSDEDKFRYYKTADIYCAPATGRESFGIVLLEAMAAGAPIVASGIEGYSSVIKHGSEGLLVPPKDEGALANAIASLLQYPELRRKLSTAGTMNVQDYRWERVARRVMDCYDASREAWLESESRCAVGMRG; encoded by the coding sequence ATGGAAGCTCATCGCAAAATAGCGCTTGTGTCGCCTTACGACCATGCCTTTCACGGCGGTGTCGCCGACCACATCAACAGCCTTGCCGCGCAATTCCGCGAGTGGGGGCATACGGTCAAGATTGTCGCTCCGTGCAAATCCCCTGATGCGATCGACGACGACGACTTCATCCCGATGGGCAGGGCGGTTCCTATTCCGAGTGGTGGGTCTATCGCGCGCGTGTCGTTCTCCGTCTGGCTTAAGCCGCAGATAAAGCAGATGCTCGAACGCGAGGCGTTCGATGTTGTGCACTTCCACGAGCCGTTCGCCGGTCTAATCAGCAAAGACATGCTCAGCCTGATAGACCCGGCGGAATCCACGGCAGTCGGCACATTCCACACATACGAAGGCACGCATCTGTACAAGATTGGCGCGAAGCATCTCGCAATGCCGTATTTTCGTATGCTGCAAGGACGCATCGCAGTGTCGCGCCCGGCGTACGACTTCATCAGCCGCCACTTCCCCGGCGACTACGACATCATCCCCAACGGCATTCAGGTAGACGACTTCGCGGACGCGCAGCCGTTCGATCACCTGAAAAACGACGGCATGCTGAACCTGCTGTTCCTCGGCCGGCTGGAAAAGCGCAAGGGCCTGAAGTACCTACTCGGCGCGTACAGCAAGCTCAAGTGGGACTGGCCCAACCTGCGGCTATTGGTCGTGGGCGGCGGCAAACCAGACGCCGATTCGTTGCGGATTATCAGCGAACGCAACCTCAAAGACGTGGTGTTTCTTGGGCGCGTGTCGGACGAGGACAAGTTCCGCTATTACAAGACCGCCGACATCTACTGCGCGCCTGCGACGGGCAGGGAGAGCTTCGGCATAGTGCTGCTCGAAGCGATGGCGGCGGGCGCACCGATAGTCGCAAGCGGCATCGAGGGTTATTCGAGCGTCATCAAGCACGGCAGCGAAGGGCTGCTCGTTCCGCCCAAGGACGAAGGCGCGCTGGCTAACGCGATTGCATCGCTGCTGCAATACCCTGAACTGCGGCGCAAGCTTTCCACGGCCGGCACAATGAATGTGCAGGACTATCGCTGGGAGCGTGTGGCGCGGCGCGTGATGGACTGCTACGACGCATCCCGCGAGGCATGGCTGGAATCCGAGTCGCGGTGTGCCGTAGGTATGCGCGGGTAA
- a CDS encoding CDP-alcohol phosphatidyltransferase family protein, protein MAGIRVAVCRRYARVSGLRISRREIGKRMNRAAAREMLSTYLERPVTGVLAKMGVSPNMVTFAGLLGAGVSAWLISEGMLWAGGVVMLLAGVLDLFDGSLARSTGKESPFGALLDSVVDRVSEIVVLLGLLIHYARNDSLEGTVLVYLAVGGSVMVSYLRARSEGLGIDCKVGIMTRPERVAALGAGMIISHWFPAVMLVVLGIIAALTTLTTAQRLIHTGRSLSAGD, encoded by the coding sequence ATGGCTGGAATCCGAGTCGCGGTGTGCCGTAGGTATGCGCGGGTAAGCGGATTGCGGATAAGCAGACGGGAGATAGGCAAGCGAATGAACAGAGCCGCGGCGCGTGAGATGCTATCGACTTACTTAGAACGCCCGGTAACGGGTGTGCTCGCCAAGATGGGCGTATCCCCGAACATGGTTACCTTCGCAGGGCTGCTTGGAGCCGGCGTGAGCGCGTGGCTGATAAGCGAAGGGATGCTGTGGGCAGGCGGCGTGGTAATGCTGCTCGCCGGAGTGCTAGACCTGTTCGACGGCTCACTAGCTCGAAGCACGGGCAAAGAATCGCCGTTCGGCGCGCTGCTAGACTCCGTGGTTGACCGCGTATCCGAGATTGTTGTACTGCTGGGCTTGCTAATCCACTACGCCCGCAACGACTCGTTAGAAGGCACGGTGCTGGTGTATCTAGCAGTAGGTGGCTCGGTGATGGTCAGCTACCTGCGCGCGCGTTCCGAAGGTCTGGGCATAGACTGCAAAGTCGGTATAATGACCCGCCCCGAACGTGTAGCGGCACTAGGCGCAGGCATGATAATCTCGCACTGGTTCCCCGCCGTGATGCTAGTAGTGCTAGGCATAATCGCCGCCCTGACCACGCTGACAACGGCGCAGCGCCTAATCCACACCGGTCGCTCGCTGAGCGCAGGGGATTAG
- a CDS encoding YihY/virulence factor BrkB family protein: protein MNTEQPIERVVDRAQEPLSRNGSARRRETTRSVMRFAAIMAVNGTRNVGRRASAGTRDAVEGAMQALGAMGGETRAFVRDAVVGVVEGAGQVMTVTGPAMRDIVAGGISGSRENGAESAVADAGRDVVAGAIVGADSVGFNDAEAITAAVEGAVEGFAEAGSEVGAATRSTIRGVISGVAATDGDVVTATRDATSLLIARAAGADPDIPKIAQVASNSVDAVFIEACRNLDIGDEVVIAAATGGVDAAYRISRPCGEKVREAVIRTATNPNVDLPPRVQRRMPHIETLLASELTPTEGAWRIKAMMKSVPILYRAGGTDLAASLSFFTILAMFPLIALLIVGAALLINPEVIRVWIETTAIHYFPASSEIIEEVIQFALTNLLTGSVAFGIIAVIGIMVGANGMFRAAHRSVNRIFGIENQNVLESTFIEMAVATVLGLLFLLSIFLTAFFHTAINISLALSVTPWSITNLIAIILSVLSTLIPVLLNAFIFTVVYHHLPNATVSWRDATFGALVAIVIFEIGKHMFFWFTGVATQRNVVYGPIASFVVLLMWTYVGGMIFLYGATLTRVSGEMRPISFARNTRWR, encoded by the coding sequence TTGAACACCGAACAGCCCATAGAACGCGTGGTTGACCGCGCGCAGGAGCCGCTGAGCCGGAACGGCAGCGCGCGCCGGCGTGAGACCACGCGGTCGGTGATGCGCTTTGCAGCCATAATGGCGGTCAACGGGACGCGCAATGTCGGGCGTAGGGCGAGTGCAGGCACGCGTGATGCTGTCGAGGGCGCGATGCAGGCGCTCGGCGCTATGGGCGGCGAAACTCGCGCGTTCGTCCGCGATGCCGTCGTGGGCGTGGTCGAAGGCGCCGGACAGGTCATGACCGTTACCGGACCCGCCATGCGCGACATCGTGGCGGGCGGCATCAGCGGCAGCCGTGAGAATGGCGCGGAGTCAGCAGTGGCGGACGCCGGCAGGGATGTCGTGGCGGGCGCTATCGTCGGCGCGGACTCGGTCGGATTCAACGATGCGGAGGCGATAACCGCCGCAGTCGAAGGCGCGGTCGAAGGTTTTGCAGAAGCAGGCAGCGAGGTCGGCGCGGCGACACGTTCGACCATCCGCGGCGTCATATCGGGCGTTGCGGCGACGGATGGTGACGTCGTGACCGCCACGCGAGACGCTACCAGCTTGCTCATCGCGCGCGCAGCCGGCGCCGATCCGGATATTCCGAAGATTGCCCAAGTGGCATCGAACTCTGTGGACGCCGTGTTCATTGAGGCATGCCGTAACCTTGACATCGGCGACGAGGTGGTCATCGCGGCGGCGACCGGAGGCGTGGACGCCGCATATCGCATAAGCAGACCTTGCGGCGAGAAAGTGCGCGAAGCCGTCATACGCACGGCGACCAACCCAAACGTCGATCTGCCGCCGCGCGTTCAGCGCCGCATGCCGCACATCGAAACGCTGCTCGCCAGCGAACTGACGCCGACCGAAGGCGCATGGCGAATCAAGGCGATGATGAAGTCCGTGCCAATTCTGTATAGGGCGGGCGGAACTGACCTCGCGGCGTCGCTGTCGTTCTTCACCATCCTGGCAATGTTCCCGCTCATCGCCCTGCTGATAGTCGGCGCGGCGTTGCTCATCAACCCGGAAGTCATCCGCGTCTGGATTGAGACCACCGCGATTCACTACTTCCCCGCATCATCCGAGATTATCGAAGAGGTCATACAGTTCGCGCTGACGAACCTGCTCACCGGCTCCGTAGCGTTCGGTATAATCGCGGTCATCGGCATAATGGTCGGCGCGAACGGAATGTTCCGGGCGGCGCACCGCTCGGTGAACAGGATATTCGGCATCGAAAACCAGAATGTACTGGAATCTACATTCATCGAAATGGCCGTCGCAACGGTGCTTGGGCTGCTCTTCCTGCTGTCCATATTCCTGACGGCGTTCTTCCACACCGCCATCAACATCAGCCTGGCCTTGTCGGTAACGCCTTGGAGTATCACGAACTTGATAGCGATAATCCTGAGCGTGCTGTCCACGCTCATTCCTGTGCTGCTGAACGCATTCATCTTCACGGTCGTGTATCACCATCTTCCGAACGCAACCGTGTCGTGGCGAGACGCGACATTCGGCGCGCTGGTAGCGATAGTGATTTTCGAGATAGGCAAGCACATGTTCTTCTGGTTCACAGGCGTGGCAACGCAGCGCAATGTGGTCTATGGGCCCATCGCGTCATTCGTTGTGCTGCTGATGTGGACCTATGTCGGCGGAATGATATTCCTCTATGGCGCAACGCTGACAAGAGTCTCCGGCGAAATGCGGCCGATATCGTTTGCGAGGAATACGCGCTGGCGGTAG
- the ftsY gene encoding signal recognition particle-docking protein FtsY, whose amino-acid sequence MLKFFRRSTQETKTKTAQAVKRSRQTFFGQMTGLFRRGQIDDSLWDELEELLISADLGVATTFKVIERLRDQVRDRRISDPQDALVLLREELLYLVDFDDTDQALEVEEKPLVILMVGVNGVGKTTSIAKLTKLYQDEGKSVLIGAADTFRAAAIDQIQVWGTRLDVDVVAHQQGADPGAVAFDTLQAARARDVDVVIIDTAGRLHTKFNLMEELKKMQRVLSRQGADSQRVLLTIDATTGQNGLIQARAFTDAVDCEGVLLAKVDSSSKGGVVFAIGDELDLPVLFIGTGEQPDDLAPFDSESFVESLFADD is encoded by the coding sequence ATGCTGAAATTCTTCCGCCGATCAACGCAAGAGACCAAGACAAAGACCGCGCAAGCCGTCAAGCGATCCCGGCAGACATTCTTCGGGCAGATGACCGGGCTGTTCCGGCGCGGGCAGATTGACGACAGCCTTTGGGACGAACTCGAAGAGCTGCTCATCTCCGCCGATTTGGGCGTGGCGACGACTTTCAAGGTTATCGAACGACTGCGCGACCAGGTTCGAGATCGCCGCATCTCCGACCCGCAGGACGCGCTCGTGCTGCTTCGCGAAGAGTTGCTGTATCTCGTAGATTTCGATGATACCGACCAAGCACTCGAAGTTGAAGAAAAGCCGCTCGTCATCCTTATGGTCGGCGTCAACGGCGTGGGCAAGACGACCAGTATCGCCAAGCTGACCAAGCTCTACCAGGACGAAGGCAAGAGCGTGCTCATCGGCGCAGCGGACACATTCCGCGCCGCCGCCATCGACCAGATTCAGGTTTGGGGTACGCGCCTCGATGTCGATGTCGTCGCGCACCAGCAGGGCGCAGACCCGGGCGCCGTCGCGTTCGACACGCTGCAAGCAGCCCGCGCTCGCGATGTGGATGTGGTCATCATCGACACCGCCGGTCGCTTGCACACCAAATTCAACCTGATGGAAGAGCTGAAAAAGATGCAGCGCGTGCTGTCGAGGCAAGGCGCGGATTCGCAGCGGGTATTGCTTACCATCGACGCCACCACCGGGCAGAACGGCTTGATACAGGCGCGCGCCTTCACGGATGCGGTCGATTGCGAGGGGGTGCTGCTCGCCAAGGTGGACAGCTCGTCCAAGGGCGGCGTAGTCTTCGCCATCGGCGACGAACTAGACTTGCCTGTGCTCTTCATCGGCACCGGCGAGCAGCCCGACGACCTAGCCCCCTTCGACTCGGAATCATTCGTGGAGAGTTTGTTCGCGGACGACTGA
- a CDS encoding HigA family addiction module antidote protein, giving the protein MCDIKFIHPGDHLEEFLEDLNITQSQFACVLGVTPYRVSQIMNRHAPITADIALRIAKAFSTDAEMWLNLQQMYDLEVARATVDVSNIEPLYEPLPDNWTPPLEPERPEHAEQCQELASTAATRT; this is encoded by the coding sequence ATGTGCGACATTAAGTTCATTCACCCCGGTGATCATCTGGAAGAGTTCCTTGAAGACCTGAACATCACCCAGTCCCAGTTCGCCTGTGTCCTAGGCGTCACGCCATATCGCGTCAGCCAAATCATGAACCGCCACGCCCCAATCACAGCGGACATCGCGCTGCGAATTGCGAAGGCGTTCAGCACGGACGCCGAAATGTGGCTGAACCTCCAGCAAATGTACGACCTGGAAGTCGCGCGCGCAACCGTTGACGTCAGCAACATCGAGCCACTGTACGAGCCGCTGCCCGACAACTGGACGCCGCCGCTCGAACCTGAAAGACCGGAACATGCCGAACAATGCCAAGAACTGGCAAGCACGGCCGCGACAAGAACCTAG